A window of Falco cherrug isolate bFalChe1 chromosome 14, bFalChe1.pri, whole genome shotgun sequence genomic DNA:
ATTTAGAGTATGAGGACATACTGAAGTCAAGAAAAGTGGTCAGTCATTGCCTGCAtgaacacttctttttttaactaaagAGGAACCTCCTTCTAAAGGAAGAAGTGTCAAACCTAAGCTTTAGTctagataaaaataattgaaaggcACATAAGCCGCCCCCcaatcaaaagcaaagcagagactTACTGCAATGACATTGTGAAAGCAGTCATATCAAAACCAGGAATCAAATcaagcagcttttcttccatgtatttctttactatagagatctgaaaaaaaccaaacaaaccacctcTATAACTTCGTAACAAATTTCTGGAGCAGATTTCAAAACAGCACATCTTACTTACACCGACACCTTATTGACACTTTGTATTATCCTCACTGGGCGAATAACTGCACATTCCTTAGCTGGGCATTGCTAATTCAATTACACCACCgctgaggcacagagctgaACATTTCTGCTGGGAATACTGGTGAGAACTAACACTATTTGTatctaataaattattttaaactcatttaaTGTTATTGACTAGTAGGCCAGCAGAGTTTCATAATTATGCTTTGCACGAAGAATGTAATTGGAGTGtccaatacagaaaataaaacaactagAGAAGAAAACTTTGTTATGCCCAAATGTTAAATGTATTATGACAGTGATTGGCTAGATTTCTATTCAAGAGAGTTACACAGCTTCCAAAACATCTATAGACATTTCCAggtgaaacaaagagaaaggaacCTAATGCtccagaaagcatttttcttgctCACAGCACATTCACGACTGTGCTTCAGAAAGAGCCAGCAGGCAATACAGCAGGCAGTATGTTGGCTCTGCTCCAGTTAAACCTCACGTAAAGGGGGCAATATGGGACCTGACACCagccttaataaaaaaaacaatacgtatgaaaaataggaaaaagtaTCTcacatattcattaaaaataaaagtatagaTGAGCTTGTATTCTTCCGAGTCATCAAACTCCCGGTAGTGCTTCTCCATAAACGTCCTCTGTGTTAACTGGAAATCATCATCTGGGCCACAACACAAACGCACCATACAGTTAGGAGTTTAGTCATTCTCTTCGTAACACAACCCCCCCATTCTCCAGCGCTCTGCTTGCCTGTTGTAATCACAGAGCCCCGTACACGTGCAGAGTCACTCACACCACCACCGCAGCTGCTGCTGCGCCGCTATTTCTGACCCATCTGCGAGAAGACAGAGGCTGCTGCTACTGGAGGGCAGAGTGACTCCAGTTAAGGAAGCCGAATCAACAGGGCAGCAGCGCATCAGCCTGCATTTTGACCGCAACTGTGTATTCAGAATGAAATGGGACGAATGTGTCCACCTAGCAAGGTCTACAGTTACTTGTTAAGTTTCGTTTACACTCAGTATTAGCAACGAAGTCCTCCTCCTTTATGTTTACTTAATAAGGTTATTTATCCTGAACCCCTTTTTGCTCAGCCTCCCAAGTCAGCAaaacaactgtattttcttaCCAAGTGAACACCTCTTCCCTACaagaattcaaaatatttttttcctttatttaaaaaatatcagtgaaatTCTTCAGCAATTGAAAATTAAtctgggcattttttttccagttgtggAAGGAAATGAGTAAAAATGAACACGATAAAAATTACCACTGAATTCAACATGAAAGGTAGAAAGTTTACTTACACACAGTATTAAAATACACCAACCTCAGCTTTCTAAATCCAAACGCGttcaaaattagttttgttAGAATTTCTCCAGATTCAACTACATTACCAGGCAACTGAGGCTGCAGAATCTACATCTCTCTGGGAAGGATGTAGTAAAAAAGATTATATGCTGTTCTTATGAAGCACCCGATGCCCGAGTAGCATGAATTCTGTCTTGGTATCTTGTAAACTACTTCTTGCACACACTGACTTCTCAGATAAAATTATGATCCAGAGAATTTAGCATCTTTTATTACCTAAGCTCATACAATGAGATTGGTGCCATTCAATGTTCCTGCTATGAACAGGTCCTGCCACATTACTGTTGTACGCAAACGTGTGAGTTACACACGCAACAAAATCAGCTCTGGACAGTCTCAAAAAGTGAAAAGTGGCAAGACATGATGACACCCATCTCCAGTTACACAATGTTGCTGCTGAAACAGAGGAAATACTCCACGTTACGAAGAGACAGGACAAGGAGCAGCACGCTTAAAACTGCGGCACAGGCACTTAATATTACAGATTACAAAAGGCTCCTGCACTAGCAACAGGCAGCAAAATTGCCTGGACAAACCATGGCAGCTTCTAAGAATGTCCCGACAAGCACGTTAGCCAAGGTTCgggaagagctggggaagggaagcCTACCTCTCACAGTCTCTTCCATCCCCTTTACAACAGGGTAGAAAAATCCCTGAAAATTTTGATTTCTACGTGAGATTTACAAGTATCTTTACTCAAGCAGCAGTGTATTGCAGTGGTGCAGAGAATAATTTTCAAGACTCCTAAGCACACTGTTGTGCAAATAGCACACAAAAGAcctttgtgtatatttttactGGGCTGCCAGGTTAGGGGTCAtgggaacaaaggaagaaaagcttccCTGAAGCAGGCAGGGGTTATTTTAGCTCTGTATGTCTGCTAGCAGAAGAGCAATTTGCAACGTATTTAGCACCAATCTTGTTGTCTACAACTACTTGTAGATCTTACCTATTATGATAGCCTCCAGATACCCAACAACTGTATCAAACTCTGCATCAGAAGGGGAGgatctgaaagcaaagaaagaccATACTGTACAAATACATGTTTCaaccacagcagaaataaaagttaaaattaagaAGTGTTAACAA
This region includes:
- the ARL2BP gene encoding ADP-ribosylation factor-like protein 2-binding protein isoform X2, with amino-acid sequence METSDEENFVAISSPSDAEFDTVVGYLEAIIIAATLCNWRWVSSCLATFHFLRLSRADFVACVTHTFAYNSNVAGPVHSRNIEWHQSHCMSLDDDFQLTQRTFMEKHYREFDDSEEYKLIYTFIFNEYISIVKKYMEEKLLDLIPGFDMTAFTMSLQQHKDEMASELFDMLLTFTDFPAFKEMFLDYKAEKEGQSLDLSSGLVVTSLNK
- the ARL2BP gene encoding ADP-ribosylation factor-like protein 2-binding protein isoform X1; amino-acid sequence: MLNHVLFLSTLSRRNNHKQQQYSRLFLLQPGYAVTMETSDEENFVAISSPSDAEFDTVVGYLEAIIIAATLCNWRWVSSCLATFHFLRLSRADFVACVTHTFAYNSNVAGPVHSRNIEWHQSHCMSLDDDFQLTQRTFMEKHYREFDDSEEYKLIYTFIFNEYISIVKKYMEEKLLDLIPGFDMTAFTMSLQQHKDEMASELFDMLLTFTDFPAFKEMFLDYKAEKEGQSLDLSSGLVVTSLNK
- the ARL2BP gene encoding ADP-ribosylation factor-like protein 2-binding protein isoform X4; its protein translation is METSDEENFVAISSPSDAEFDTVVGYLEAIIIDDDFQLTQRTFMEKHYREFDDSEEYKLIYTFIFNEYISIVKKYMEEKLLDLIPGFDMTAFTMSLQQHKDEMASELFDMLLTFTDFPAFKEMFLDYKAEKEGQSLDLSSGLVVTSLNK
- the ARL2BP gene encoding ADP-ribosylation factor-like protein 2-binding protein isoform X5 produces the protein MVRLCCGPDDDFQLTQRTFMEKHYREFDDSEEYKLIYTFIFNEYISIVKKYMEEKLLDLIPGFDMTAFTMSLQQHKDEMASELFDMLLTFTDFPAFKEMFLDYKAEKEGQSLDLSSGLVVTSLNK